The proteins below come from a single Bactrocera dorsalis isolate Fly_Bdor chromosome 5, ASM2337382v1, whole genome shotgun sequence genomic window:
- the LOC105222120 gene encoding somatostatin receptor type 5, with amino-acid sequence MSHNIVANAYPEEPQIPTLALFPLEEAIDSPLLHNLSSTMAVSIENDTFNTTMEYSYYENCPTNGDSIGHIVNFVLYVIVCVIGLFGNTLVIYVVLRYSKMQTITNVYILNLAVADECFLIGIPFLLHTIVSGSWQFGNFMCKAYMVSTSITQFTSSIFLLIMSADRYIAVCHPISSTQYRTPLISKLVSGFAWLASALLMLPVIIFANTVEQNGHISCHIKWPELGHHETGFTFIMYVFTLGFATPLVFILCFYYLVIRKLRTVGPQNKSKEKKRSHRKVTRLVLTVITVYILCWLPFWISQLILITTTPSPCATRLEIALFLLVGCLGYSNSAMNPFLYAFLSENFKKSFRKAFAAITALNAKDTTFTASGTGTVPTAELHSKDISMFSKLGKKGRKLAAIRQQRQKQKEALLGVDSNTTTLLTNTTYGTATTATTMTVAETSETLPTEITNANPTLVACCDNGQLIKGDNTTADSSALSAVSVVNTAADLQANGAVAHANAATERPPVLRTDL; translated from the coding sequence ATGTCACACAACATTGTTGCAAACGCTTACCCCGAAGAACCGCAGATCCCGACTTTGGCGCTCTTCCCGCTCGAAGAGGCTATCGACTCGCCGTTGCTACACAATCTCAGCTCAACGATGGCTGTGAGCATAGAGAATGACACCTTCAATACAACCATGGAGTATTCATACTATGAGAATTGTCCAACAAATGGCGACTCTATTGGACATATTGTGAATTTTGTGCtctatgtgattgtttgtgttattgGCCTATTCGGCAATACGCTTGTGATCTATGTCGTGTTGCGTTATTCGAAAATGCAAACCATCACTAATGTCTACATACTCAATTTGGCAGTGGCTGATGAGTGTTTCCTCATTGGCATACCCTTCCTGCTGCATACCATAGTTAGCGGTAGTTGGCAATTCGGCAATTTCATGTGTAAAGCTTATATGGTCAGCACGTCAATTACACAATTCACTTCGTCGATCTTCTTGTTGATCATGTCAGCAGATCGTTACATTGCCGTCTGCCATCCAATATCTTCGACGCAATACCGCACGCCACTCATTTCGAAATTAGTATCCGGCTTCGCTTGGCTGGCTTCGGCTCTGCTGATGTTGCCTGTTATCATATTCGCCAACACGGTGGAACAGAATGGACACATTTCCTGTCACATCAAGTGGCCTGAGTTGGGACATCATGAAACAGGTTTCACTTTCATTATGTATGTCTTCACGCTCGGTTTTGCCACACCGCTCGTCTTCATACTCTGCTTTTACTATCTCGTCATACGGAAATTGCGCACTGTCGGCCCACAGAATAAGTCGAAAGAGAAGAAACGTTCTCACCGCAAGGTAACACGTTTAGTATTGACCGTCATCACGGTTTATATACTTTGTTGGTTGCCCTTCTGGATCTCACAACTAATACTCATCACCACTACACCCAGTCCGTGTGCTACACGCCTGGAAATTGCCCTCTTTCTGCTTGTCGGCTGTCTCGGTTACTCCAACTCGGCGATGAATCCCTTTCTCTATGCTTTTCTAAGCGAAAACTTTAAAAAGAGTTTCCGCAAAGCATTCGCCGCCATAACCGCATTAAACGCGAAGGACACCACGTTCACGGCCAGCGGCACCGGCACTGTGCCTACAGCTGAGCTGCATAGCAAGGATATTAGTATGTTCAGCAAGTTAGGTAAGAAGGGTCGCAAATTAGCGGCTATACGACAAcaacggcaaaagcaaaagGAGGCGCTGCTAGGTGTGGATAGTAATACAACAACTTTGCTTACAAATACCACATACGGCACGGCTACAACCGCGACAACAATGACCGTGGCCGAAACGTCCGAGACATTGCCGACGGAAATTACAAATGCCAATCCCACGCTCGTTGCGTGCTGTGACAATGGTCAGCTGATTAAAGGCGACAATACAACAGCTGATTCTTCGGCGTTAAGCGCTGTCAGTGTGGTGAACACGGCGGCAGACTTGCAAGCCAATGGCGCTGTGGCACATGCAAATGCGGCAACGGAGCGACCGCCGGTGTTGCGCACAGATTTATAA